A genome region from Setaria italica strain Yugu1 chromosome III, Setaria_italica_v2.0, whole genome shotgun sequence includes the following:
- the LOC101782810 gene encoding uncharacterized protein LOC101782810: MASSSLTNTSPRSVTKELGRVGDAPPAPDSGADLGEVDNAPPVSDSDANPGKVGDSPSVLDLEADPSDPEIMQIDANPAEGPDPPPDWRASYLDYLIRETLPTNKTEAHRIARRAKSFVTINQELYKRSHTGILQRCIPLEQGKVLIQGIHAGACGHHAMPRTLIANAFRQGFYWPTAVVDATHVVHTCEGCQFFARQTHLPAQTL; encoded by the coding sequence ATGGCGTCTTCGTCACTGACCAATACAAGCCCTCGATCTGTTACAAAGGAGCTGGGAAGGGTCGGCGATGCGCCACCTGCCCCGGACTCGGGTGCCGACCTGGGAGAGGTCGACAACGCGCCACCTGTCTCAGACTCGGACGCCAACCCTGGAAAGGTTGGCGACTCTCCATCTGTCCTGGACCTGGAGGCTGATCCCTCCGACCCCGAAATCATGCAGATCGACGCAAACCCAGCAGAGGGGCCTGACCCcccgcctgactggagagcctcgtacctcgactacctcatccgtgAGACGCTCCCGACGAACAAGACAGAGGCACACAGGATTGCacgtcgcgccaaatcctttGTCACCATCAACCAGGAGCTTtacaagcggagccacaccggcatcctccagcgctgcatcccgctCGAGCAGGGAAAGGTGTTGATACAGGgcatccacgccggggcctgcggccaccacgccatGCCAAGAACCCTCATCGCGAACGCCTTCCGACAGGgattctactggccgacggcagtagtcgacgccacccacgtggtgcACACCTGcgaggggtgccaattcttcgcgcgccaaacccatctgcccgcacagACGCtctag